A genome region from Synchiropus splendidus isolate RoL2022-P1 chromosome 5, RoL_Sspl_1.0, whole genome shotgun sequence includes the following:
- the LOC128758690 gene encoding lymphoid enhancer-binding factor 1-like isoform X1, with product MDQRMPANVTTWGSEPESTEKDLDWGTILSTLHGMSGESSNAQAALQPVNLGHELVTEAADPPDTSGAEFITLEVNAELPSEETSYEYFPPEGCVEQLAPQASADNVFYQPGVEVYLPRVYMPLYQVGPAVCYQSDYQPVDGNIVNPPAASSRVRTRQYAAMSHDSSPKAPTPRCKLQRQFGQQKDAPYIRRPPNAFMIFMRENRAKITNTLKPKHSVEANTILGKMWKSMSPAEQEKYYQLAAVERRRHAEQHPDWSSKDNYGQKRKRQRTKLL from the exons ATG GATCAGAGGATGCCAGCCAACGTGACCACCTGGGGTTCAGAACCTGAATCCACAGAGAAGGATCTGGACTGGGGGACGATCCTGTCCACGCTACATGGGATGTCTGGAGAGAGTTCCAACGCTCAGGCGGCTCTTCAGCCTGTGAATCTGGGACACGAGTTGGTCACCGAGGCGGCCGACCCTCCGGACACCAGCGGCGCAGAGTTCATCACTTTGGAAGTGAACGCCGAGCTGCCAAGTGAAGAAACCTCGTATGAGTACTTTCCCCCTGAAGGTTGTGTGGAGCAGCTGGCTCCACAGGCCTCAGCTGACAACGTGTTCTACCAGCCAGGCGTGGAGGTCTACCTGCCGCGAGTGTACATGCCGTTGTACCAGGTGGGCCCAGCGGTGTGCTACCAG AGTGACTACCAGCCAGTGGACGGCAACATTGTGAACCCTCCAGCTGCATC GAGCAGAGTGCGGACGCGCCAGTACGCAGCCATGTCACATGACTCTTCACCAAAGGCACCGACTCCAAGGTGCAAATT ACAGCGACAGTTTGGTCAGCAGAAGGATGCACCCTACATCAGGAGACCACCCAACGCCTTCATGATCTTCATGAGGGAGAACAGAGCCAAGATCACCAACACACTGAAGCCCAAACACAGCGTGGAAGCCAACACCATTCTCGGAAAGATG TGGAAGTCCATGTCTCCGGCGGAGCAGGAGAAATACTACCAACTTGCCGCGGTCGAGCGGAGACGCCACGCTGAGCAGCACCCGGACTGGTCCAGCAAAGACAACTAC GGCCAGAAAAGGAAGCGACAGAGGACTAAATTGCTATAG
- the LOC128758690 gene encoding uncharacterized protein LOC128758690 isoform X2 translates to MDQRMPANVTTWGSEPESTEKDLDWGTILSTLHGMSGESSNAQAALQPVNLGHELVTEAADPPDTSGAEFITLEVNAELPSEETSYEYFPPEGCVEQLAPQASADNVFYQPGVEVYLPRVYMPLYQVGPAVCYQSDYQPVDGNIVNPPAASSRVRTRQYAAMSHDSSPKAPTPRQRQFGQQKDAPYIRRPPNAFMIFMRENRAKITNTLKPKHSVEANTILGKMWKSMSPAEQEKYYQLAAVERRRHAEQHPDWSSKDNYGQKRKRQRTKLL, encoded by the exons ATG GATCAGAGGATGCCAGCCAACGTGACCACCTGGGGTTCAGAACCTGAATCCACAGAGAAGGATCTGGACTGGGGGACGATCCTGTCCACGCTACATGGGATGTCTGGAGAGAGTTCCAACGCTCAGGCGGCTCTTCAGCCTGTGAATCTGGGACACGAGTTGGTCACCGAGGCGGCCGACCCTCCGGACACCAGCGGCGCAGAGTTCATCACTTTGGAAGTGAACGCCGAGCTGCCAAGTGAAGAAACCTCGTATGAGTACTTTCCCCCTGAAGGTTGTGTGGAGCAGCTGGCTCCACAGGCCTCAGCTGACAACGTGTTCTACCAGCCAGGCGTGGAGGTCTACCTGCCGCGAGTGTACATGCCGTTGTACCAGGTGGGCCCAGCGGTGTGCTACCAG AGTGACTACCAGCCAGTGGACGGCAACATTGTGAACCCTCCAGCTGCATC GAGCAGAGTGCGGACGCGCCAGTACGCAGCCATGTCACATGACTCTTCACCAAAGGCACCGACTCCAAG ACAGCGACAGTTTGGTCAGCAGAAGGATGCACCCTACATCAGGAGACCACCCAACGCCTTCATGATCTTCATGAGGGAGAACAGAGCCAAGATCACCAACACACTGAAGCCCAAACACAGCGTGGAAGCCAACACCATTCTCGGAAAGATG TGGAAGTCCATGTCTCCGGCGGAGCAGGAGAAATACTACCAACTTGCCGCGGTCGAGCGGAGACGCCACGCTGAGCAGCACCCGGACTGGTCCAGCAAAGACAACTAC GGCCAGAAAAGGAAGCGACAGAGGACTAAATTGCTATAG
- the LOC128758687 gene encoding uncharacterized protein LOC128758687 has product MADNTMAQSSYSSEWTDIDTEWEIVLSTLYSMFGELPSAPAEQGALSSGAPTTVDDSTSIALPNEALHGDLASEAEMGALQEGSTMDNTGETFGRGAPSGVKAEALHEGICLDVKHELSVGLHSGVDGEVTHNQNQSGINGYTNQVQTKGASEEGRDGDPTSGVIGEASQDVALVVNGNTAEVHEKGSQSGVQSLVKKEWQGSEPPGVKKEGDVQVNTQLLQREVPIEMTGLVMQDEVQPIVRREASHMVSSVGETECDIHPATKMEALNGTNPIGMAECPGVIPSPVGMNAIHNGVQRGVRPVALYGGVPSQHSARIMQGGVQSGAKMGALRSEVPSGIRWMHGGGPSGFLVHQQPSTSMPGSTMYRMPLNKNPFIPHGYMNQEQGAYFQNQNVYVPVVDNGGVSSLGPYNDKQRVIQIFVNPHSTPHPPQAVTPKQRRNSVQKNRPYIRRPPNAFMIFMRENREKITNTLKPKHSVEANTILGQMWREMSPSEQEIYYQKAAEERRIHAEKHPDWSSKDNYGLKRKRQRRKNCPI; this is encoded by the exons ATGGCTGACAACACAATGGCACAAAGCAGTTACTCATCTGAGTGGACAGATATAGACACCGAGTGGGAAATTGTCCTTTCTACCCTCTACTCGATGTTTGGTGAACTTCCATCTGCTCCTGCAGAACAAGGAGCTCTCAGTTCGGGGGCCCCCACAACGGTCGATGACTCGACATCCATAGCATTACCAAATGAGGCGTTACATGGGGACCTCGCCTCAGAGGCCGAAATGGGGGCTTTACAAGAAGGCTCAACCATGGACAACACCGGGGAGACGTTCGGAAGAGGTGCACCATCAGGAGTAAAAGCAGAGGCGCTACATGAGGGCATCTGCCTTGACGTCAAGCATGAGTTAAGTGTGGGTCTCCACTCAGGAGTTGATGGAGAGGTTACACATAACCAAAACCAATCAGGAATTAATGGGTATACAAACCAAGTACAAACCAAGGGAGCCAGTGAGGAGGGCCGTGATGGCGATCCAACCTCTGGAGTCATTGGAGAAGCGTCGCAAGATGTTGCATTGGTGGTCAATGGAAACACCGCAGAGGTTCATGAAAAGGGATCGCAAAGTGGTGTCCAGAGCTTAGTCAAAAAGGAGTGGCAAGGCAGCGAGCCCCCAGGGGTCAAAAAGGAAGGGGATGTGCAGGTAAACACACAGTTGTTGCAAAGAGAAGTCCCGATAGAAATGACCGGGTTAGTAATGCAAGATGAAGTTCAGCCAATAGTCAGGAGGGAGGCGTCACATATGGTAAGCAGTGTTGGGGAGACAGAGTGTGATATCCATCCAGCAACCAAAATGGAGGCATTAAATGGGACCAACCCAATAGGAATGGCGGAGTGTCCTGGAGTTATCCCTTCCCCAGTTGGCATGAATGCAATACACAACGGGGTCCAACGCGGAGTCAGACCAGTGGCATTGTATGGAGGAGTCCCGTCACAGCACAGTGCCAGGATCATGCAAGGCGGCGTCCAGTCAGGAGCCAAAATGGGGGCACTACGTAGCGAAGTCCCATCCGGGATTAGATGGATGCATGGTGGCGGCCCATCGGGTTTCTTGGTCCACCAGCAGCCTAGCACATCTATGCCCGGGTCAACAATGTACCGCATGCCATTGAATAAAAACCCTTTCATACCACATGGCTACATGAATCAGGAACAGGGCGCTTATTTCCAAAACCAG AATGTTTATGTTCCTGTCGTGGACAACGGTGGTGTGAGTTCTCTCGGGCCTTA taATGACAAACAGAGGGTGATCCAGATCTTTGTCAACCCCCACTCGACGCCTCATCCACCTCAGGCTGTCACACCAAA ACAGAGACGTAACAGCGTTCAAAAAAATCGTCCCTACATCAGGAGGCCGCCCAACGCCTTCATGATCTTCATGAGGGAGAACAGAGAGAAGatcaccaacactttaaaaccCAAACACAGCGTGGAGGCAAACACCATCCTGGGGCAGATG tggagggaaatGTCTCCCAGTGAGCAGGAGATCTACTACCAGAAAGCTGCGGAAGAGCGTAGAATCCACGCCGAGAAACACCCCGACTGGTCCAGCAAGGACAATTAT GGTTTaaagaggaagaggcagaggaggaaaaacTGCCCCATCTAA
- the LOC128758689 gene encoding transcription factor 7-like 2, translating to MEPQESEVELDLVLSTLQEMFGDLSPASATPVALDCQPPESSTLEPLVDHLSRAASCGLRQDDLHGGVPSGVHMEPCYGSISSRLTLDQPQSGVLMEPVHGCVPSGPMAVGQIHPVYSFPTGHLWSLHHGGVFVYNQNNYMPMMEVLHDAPPGAPCVVNGDMMINAKAPSYSGVSLPRHQPSDQQKSGPYIRRPPNAFMIFMRENRAKITASLKPKHSVEANSILGKMWKSMSAAEQEKYYQLAAVERRLHAAQHPDWSSKDNYGKKMKRYRGKAARP from the exons ATGGAACCTCAAGAGAGTGAAGTGGAGCTGGATCTGGTCCTCTCCACACTCCAGGAAATGTTCGGTGACCTTTCACCTGCCTCTGCGACCCCCGTTGCCCTGGACTGCCAACCGCCCGAGTCTTCCACTTTAGAACCCCTGGTGGATCATCTCAGCAGGGCCGCCTCCTGTGGGCTCCGCCAGGACGACCTGCATGGAGGCGTCCCCTCGGGAGTTCACATGGAGCCGTGCTACGGCAGCATCTCCTCCAGGCTCACTCTGGATCAGCCTCAGTCGGGAGTGCTGATGGAGCCGGTGCACGGGTGCGTTCCCTCAGGACCCATGGCGGTAGGGCAGATACATCCGGTGTACTCCTTCCCAACTGGGCACCTGTGGTCATTGCACCACGGTGGTGTCTTTGTCTACAACCAG AACAACTACATGCCAATGATGGAGGTTCTACATGACGCTCCGCCAGGTGCTCCTTGTGTTGT TAACGGTGACATGATGATCAACGCCAAAGCGCCGTCTTACTCCGGCGTGTCCCTTCCAAG GCACCAGCCGTCTGATCAGCAGAAGAGTGGGCCCTACATCAGGAGACCACCCAACGCCTTCATGATCTTCATGAGGGAGAACAGAGCCAAGATCACCGCCAGTCTCAAACCCAAACACAGCGTGGAAGCCAACAGCATCCTGGGAAAGATG TGGAAGTCCATGTCTGCGGCGGAGCAGGAGAAATACTACCAACTGGCCGCGGTCGAGCGACGACTCCACGCAGCGCAGCACCCGGACTGGTCCAGCAAAGACAACTAT gggaagaagatgaagaggtaCAGGGGCAAAGCTGCGCGGCCTTGA